The following are from one region of the Magallana gigas chromosome 6, xbMagGiga1.1, whole genome shotgun sequence genome:
- the LOC105327500 gene encoding uncharacterized protein, which yields MEKIHFSLLCLFLCFLLKDVKSQRENGTIIVELNVFSGRPNPVARIIKRPIQRLLASNNQWRGSNLNEGLGYRGFTIYDMDNATETKVVAGGSDISIENQLLEWSNIPRDVKLHCHERIRGAYVSKMNNRNQTNRCEQVSSETTYEPLKWNSNRFVRRWNNCYNYGNDIITNTFAQPGRANNYRIQTMDGPSVQFGAELDGLIRIEAPTSCVPEPNGNLVALVIWPGNDYHFFRLDENGLFSHKPGRTDARNIDNSGQLISDPRTADRGPYTVFQCFMETEPDVVYIQ from the exons ATGGAAAAGATTCACTTTTCTCTTTTGTGTTTGTTTCTGTGTTTTCTATTGAAGGATGTAAAGTCTCAAAGAGAG AACGGGACAATTATCGTTGAGCTGAATGTATTTTCTGGTCGTCCCAATCCAGTTGCTCGTATAATAAAACGCCCAATACAGCGACTGTTAGCCTCCAACAATCAATGGAGAGGATCAAATTTAAATGAGG GTCTTGGTTATCGGGGATTCACCATTTATGATATGGATAACGCTACAGAGACTAAAGTCGTTGCAGGAGGGTCAGacatttcaattgaaaatcaaCTACTGGAATGGAGTAATATACCTAGAGACGTCAAGTTACATTGTCACGAAAGG ATTCGCGGGGCTTATGTTTCCAAGATGAACAATAGGAATCAg ACTAATCGATGCGAACAAGTGTCTTCAGAAACGACCTACGAACCTTTAAAGTGGAATAGCAATAGATTTGTTCGGCGTTGGAACAACTGCTATAACTATGGAAATGATATAATAACAAATACATTTGCCCAACCAGGAAGAGCAAACAACTACCGCATACAAACAATGGATGGACCATCAGTTCAGTTCGGGGCTGAGCTGGATGGATTGATACGCATAGAGGCACCAACATCATGCGTCCCGGAACCTAATGGAAACCTTGTGGCTTTGGTTATTTGGCCTGGTAATGACTATCACTTTTTCAGACTTGATGAAAACGGCCTTTTCTCTCACAAACCTGGTCGAACTGATGCTAGGAATATCGACAACTCGGGTCAATTAATATCGGATCCAAGAACAGCTGATCGGGGACCGTATACGGTGTTTCAGTGTTTTATGGAAACTGAACCTGATGTCGTATACAtacaataa